One part of the Trichomycterus rosablanca isolate fTriRos1 chromosome 25, fTriRos1.hap1, whole genome shotgun sequence genome encodes these proteins:
- the LOC134302238 gene encoding GTPase IMAP family member 4, whose protein sequence is MNRRQSGNSFSVSEMRLVLLGRTGAGKSATGNTILGSRRFLSELSMSSVTNKCQKESREVQGRSLTLIDTPGWFDTSLQEKEVEDEVLRCLTMCSPGPHAFLLIIPIARFTGEQQETVDMIKEVFQENITNHTIIIFTRADELNKEPIEQFISRQDKTIQDVIKLFGGRFLAFNNKNPENQDQVTKLLQKVHRLMKQNGNSCFTNMKTQMIENTLTLLHQNNDAIVAGLITTAKQEIKQKAEQQQAKIIKTFEKEKQKIKRHIEHIQRKITRLKSEKKTNDRRRHQHSQNSRLKKLKEKMKIAEKKCEKQKKKLELWIQNEEKRIEQEQREKAVKDDGRKWYKDEKFFTILKYTMIFGGGMGVGAGATLFSAPVGLAAQLAPLVGRWVAPILASAITKAGPLMVEMVKFSSFTKCSVQ, encoded by the coding sequence ATGAACCGTAGACAGTCTGGGAACTCCTTCAGTGTTTCTGAAATGAGGTTGGTGCTTTTAGGCAGAACAGGAGCAGGTAAAAGTGCCACTGGAAATACCATCTTGGGTTCACGACGTTTTCTGTCTGAATTGAGCATGAGCTCAGTGACAAACAAGTGCCAGAAGGAAAGTAGAGAGGTTCAGGGGCGAAGCCTGACACTAATTGACACTCCTGGCTGGTTTGACACTTCCCTCCAAGAAAAAGAAGTAGAAGACGAAGTGTTAAGGTGCCTGACGATGTGTTCACCTGGACCCCATGCATTTCTGCTCATTATACCAATCGCTCGCTTTACAGGGGAGCAGCAGGAGACTGTAGATATGATTAAAGAGGTTTTTCAGGAGAACATCACTAACCACACCATCATCATATTTACTCGAGCAGATGAGCTAAATAAAGAGCCAATTGAGCAGTTCATATCAAGACAGGACAAAACAATTCAAGATGTTATTAAACTATTTGGTGGACGTTTCTTGGCCTTTAACAACAAAAATCCAGAAAACCAGGATCAGGTGACCAAGCTCCTGCAGAAAGTGCATAGACTGATGAAACAGAATGGGAACAGTTGCTTTACCAATATGAAAACACAGATGATAGAGAATACACTGACCTTGCTGCATCAGAACAATGATGCAATAGTAGCTGGATTAATTACAACagctaagcaagaaataaagcAAAAGGCAGAACAACAGCAGGCTAAAATAATCAAGACCTTTGAGAAGGAgaagcagaaaataaaaagacacaTAGAGCACATCCAAAGAAAAATCACTCGGTTAAAGTCAGAAAAGAAAACTAATGATCGTCGACGGCACCAGCATAGTCAAAACAGCAGACTTAAAAAGCTGAAGGAGAAAATGAAGATTGCTGAAAAGAAATGTGAAAAACAGAAGAAGAAACTTGAATTATGGATCCAGAATGAAGAAAAGAGGATAGAGCAGGAGCAGAGAGAAAAGGCTGTTAAAGATGATGGACGCAAGTGGTATAAAGATGAAAAATTCTTCACTATTCTCAAGTACACTATGATTTTTGGGGGAGGGATGGGAGTCGGAGCTGGAGCTACATTGTTTTCGGCACCTGTAGGTCTGGCAGCACAGTTAGCTCCTTTAGTTGGACGTTGGGTTGCACCTATACTGGCATCTGCAATTACAAAAGCAGGGCCTTTAATGGTTGAAATGGTGAAGTTTTcttcttttacaaaatgttcagtTCAATAA
- the LOC134302917 gene encoding zinc finger protein 287-like yields MAACVNLEIQISSVLETLTRTAVQEICKLVDTECLEMRLEIRKGQNQIETLKRKIQDLKKELKKPSLSPLGLIEPQQHRDNGVNDPHQESNFQDNDKCTKTNTLRLTTNLQENENQGIQNSFSSSRCEQSPACMFSLSDRGVTCRESQIPTDSLTAEDKADVRGHSTAALKVEPTSHHVSTAQCQFEICQADKRQCTSSCMTGGDNNHFGAAEEFQPQSAYQNQQLSGQESDYKYDSTINHQNGAAGEAHGNLSGVNFKTEVEEEPLTKTTSELDPCSIMDGDAFPWPSLASVNFETNAGNPGCSSMLHQSIPASHIDPHVFNLNLATEILPSKGIPYSIEPVPKQPTERKNQGRIQTSPLRQNSASLSMMLGSRGLPRAHNHHKPFSCSFCPKSFQSTTDLTRHQRIHTGEKPFGCSICGKRFSLRGNLVTHERAHSGSKPFICRHCGRAFSHGSNLRAHQRIHTGEKPFRCSVCGMTFAWYYPFKRHIGLHCVSGQNS; encoded by the exons ATGGCAGCGTGTGTGAACCTGGAGATTCAGATCTCGTCTGTGCTGGAGACTTTAACCCGAACGGCGGTGCAGGAGATCTGTAAACTGGTCGATACTGAATGTTTAGAGATGCGACTGGAAATCCGCAAAGGCCAAAATCAGATCGAAACACTGAAACGAAAGATCCAGGATCTGAAGAAAGAACTGAAGAAGCCTTCTTTGTCTCCACTGGGTCTGATCGAGCCTCAGCAGCACAGAG ATAATGGAGTTAATGATCCGCATCAAGAGTCTAACTTTCAGGATAACGACAAGTGTACGAAGACGAATACCCTGAGACTGACGACAAACCTGCAAGAGAACGAGAATCAAGGAATCCAAAATTCTTTTTCCAGCTCAAGATGTGAACAAAGTCCAGCCTGCATGTTTTCACTTTCTGATAGAGGTGTAACATGTAGGGAATCCCAAATTCCTACTGACTCACTGACTGCTGAAGATAAAGCAGACGTTAGGGGGCACAGCACCGCTGCGCTAAAAGTAGAGCCTACGAGTCACCATGTATCTACAGCACAGTGCCAGTTTGAGATCTGCCAGGCTGACAAAAGGCAGTGCACGTCCAGCTGTATGACAG GGGGCgacaataatcattttggcgCTGCAGAAGAGTTCCAGCCACAGTCAGCTTACCAAAACCAACAGCTCTCGGGACAAGAATCAGACTACAAATATGACTCAACCATTAATCACCAAAATGGGGCTGCAGGCGAAGCACACGGGAACCTTAGTGGTGTGAACTTTAAaactgaggtggaggaggagccTCTTACAAAAACGACCAGTGAACTGGATCCATGCTCAATTATGGACGGCGATGCGTTTCCGTGGCCCTCTTTGGCTTCAGTGAACTTCGAGACGAATGCAGGTAATCCTGGATGCTCATCAATGCTGCATCAGAGTATACCTGCATCCCACATCGACCCCCATGTGTTTAACCTAAATTTGGCCACTGAGATTTTACCCTCTAAAGGTATACCGTATAGTATTGAGCCAGTACCAAAACAGCCAACGGAAAGAAAGAACCAGGGCCGAATCCAAACCTCTCCACTCCGTCAGAACTCCGCCAGCTTGTCCATGATGCTGGGCTCCAGGGGTCTGCCGAGAGCTCACAACCACCACAAACCTTTCTCCTGCTCCTTCTGTCCTAAAAGCTTCCAGAGCACGACTGACCTGACGAGGCATCAGCGCATACACACGGGCGAGAAACCATTCGGCTGCTCAATATGTGGGAAGCGCTTCTCCCTCCGAGGGAACCTCGTCACCCACGAAAGGGCACACAGTGGCAGCAAGCCCTTTATCTGCCGCCACTGTGGCAGGGCTTTCTCCCATGGTTCCAACCTGAGGGctcatcagcgcattcacaccggagaaaaACCTTTTCGCTGCTCGGTTTGCGGCATGACGTTTGCTTGGTATTACCCCTTCAAAAGACATATTGGCCTGCATTGTGTGAGTGGCCAAAACTCATGA
- the pnp5b gene encoding purine nucleoside phosphorylase 5b produces MFPESSTGYGYEACKATADWLLAQASVRPLVGIVCGSGLGGLADMLKDQKVVRYSDIPNFPQSTVHGHAGRLVFGTLKGKPCVCMQGRFHLYEGYPIQKIIMPIRVFKLMGVETVILTNAAGGLNQDYKVGDVMIIKDHLNMPGFSGNNPLCGPNDERFGTRFPCMSDAYSRRLCQLAQEAGTELGYSDFLREGVYCVLGGPSFETIAECRMLNRLGADAVGMSTVHEVIAARHCGMQVFALSLITNKAVMDYDSEEKANHEEVLQTGEQRSQQLVKLVSTLVTRITPNNDEC; encoded by the exons ATACGGTTATGAGGCGTGCAAGGCTACTGCTGACTGGCTGCTGGCTCAGGCCTCAGTCCGACCCCTGGTGGGAATTGTGTGCGGCTCAGGCCTCGGTGGCTTGGCAGATATGCTGAAGGATCAGAAGGTTGTGCGATACAGCGATATTCCCAACTTTCCCCAGAGCACAG TGCATGGTCACGCTGGCCGGTTGGTGTTTGGCACTCTTAAAGGAAAGCCGTGTGTTTGCATGCAGGGAAGGTTTCACCTCTATGAAGGATATCCTATTCAGAAG ATCATCATGCCCATACGCGTCTTCAAGCTGATGGGTGTCGAGACGGTCATCCTGACGAATGCTGCCGGAGGGCTGAACCAGGACTACAAAGTTGGAGATGTCATGATTATTAAAGACCACCTCAACATGCCAGGTTTTTCTGGGAACAACCCCCTATGTGGACCCAACGATGAGAG gtTTGGGACTCGTTTCCCGTGCATGTCTGATGCCTATAGCAGGCGGCTGTGTCAGCTGGCTCAGGAAGCAGGGACAGAGCTTGGCTACTCTGACTTTCTGAGAGAGGGGGTGTACTGTGTGCTGGGAGGACCATCCTTTGAGACCATCGCTgagtgcaggatgcttaaccgcTTAGGTGCAGATGCTGTCG GAATGAGCACGGTGCATGAGGTGATCGCGGCGCGTCACTGCGGAATGCAAGTGTTCGCCCTCTCCCTCATCACCAACAAGGCCGTGATGGACTACGACAGTGAAGAGAAGGCCAATCATGAAGAGGTTCTGCAGACTGGTGAGCAGCGCTCCCAGCAGCTGGTGAAGCTGGTCTCCACCCTCGTCACACGCATCACCCCTAACAATGATGAATGTTGA